CCGCGCCTGGCCCACTACGGTGTCGCGGTAGACGACTGCCTGACCTACTCGGTGGGCTTCCGCGCCCCGAGCGCCGCTGAAGTCCTGACCCACTTCACCGACTTCCTCAGCCAGTACCTGCCGGACGAAGAGCGCTACACCGACGCCGACGCCCAGCCGGCCAGCGACCCGCACCAGATCCAGCACGATGCCCTCGACCGCCTCAAGGGACTGCTGGCCGAGCACATGAGCGACGAGCGCATGCTGCTGACCTGGTTCGGCCAGTTCATGACCGAGCCGCGCTACCCGGAACTGGTGACGGGCGCCGAACTGGAAGAAGAGGATCTGCTCGGCAGCCTCGAACAGGGCGCGGTGCTGATCCGCAACCCGAGCGCGCGCCTGGCCTGGTCCGAAGTCGATGACGACCTGCTGCTGTTCGCCAGCGGCCAGAGCCGTTACCTGCCGGGCAAACTGCGGGAACTGCTGAAGATGATCTGCGCCGCCGACGCGCTGCACATCGACAACCTGGGTCCATGGCTGGCCGATGACGATGGCCGTGACCTGCTGTGCGAACTGGTCAAGCAAGGAAGCCTGGGATTTGCCGATGAATAAGATTCAC
This portion of the Pseudomonas sp. MRSN 12121 genome encodes:
- a CDS encoding cupin domain-containing protein — its product is MNPDIPLQLLGGISAREFLRDYWQKKPLLIRQAMPDFESPIDANELAGLALEEEVESRLVLEHGAHPWEMRRGPFAEDEFSKLPERDWTLLVQAVDQFVPEVAELLENFRFLPSWRIDDVMISFAAPGGSVGPHFDNYDVFLLQGHGKRNWKIGQMCNSESPLLQHADLRILADFEESAEWVLEPGDMLYLPPRLAHYGVAVDDCLTYSVGFRAPSAAEVLTHFTDFLSQYLPDEERYTDADAQPASDPHQIQHDALDRLKGLLAEHMSDERMLLTWFGQFMTEPRYPELVTGAELEEEDLLGSLEQGAVLIRNPSARLAWSEVDDDLLLFASGQSRYLPGKLRELLKMICAADALHIDNLGPWLADDDGRDLLCELVKQGSLGFADE